CGGCTCAAACGAACCGCCGCCGGCGGCTATGATCACGGCCTTGGCGCGAATATGCTTGCCTTTGTCTGTGATCAGTAAAAACTTATGTTCCAGGCTCTTATCCTGCTCCAGGCGTTTGATGGCTACCACCCGGTTGTCCAGCAGGTATTCAGGGTCAAAGGGAGACGCCTGCTGCGCCAGGTTGTCGATTAATTCCAGGGCATTGATTTGCGGCAGCGCCGGAATATCAAAAATAGGCTTTTGCGGGTAAAGCTCGCGGCACTGGCCGCCGATATGGGGCAGGCTGTCGATCACCACAGCTTTTATCCCCTGCAACCCTAATTCAAAGACCTGGAATAAACCAACCGGGCCGGCGCCGATGATCACGACATCCGTTTCTGTGCCGGAAAAGCTGTTGTTTATGCTAGTCATAATAAACCCCTTAAAAAGAATAAGAATCTAATGCAGCTTGGCTGCGCTGGAGAACTCATTGAACTGGCGCCGGGCAATCGGCACAAAGTGCTCGGCCCACCTGGCCTGGTCGGGACGGTACGCGGCATAAAGCTTACGGGAAATGCCGTGCTCCCCGATACTTTTGCTTTTAAGTTTCCCCTGGCTGATTTGCGGCGCCGCCAGCCAGTCGGGGATGGCGCTGACTCCCAGGCCTGCTTCCACCATTTGCAGGATCACATCCGAGTTTTCCACCTGGCGCAGGCGGGCGGGCTGGCAACTGGCCGGCTGCAGGAACAGGTTGAAAATATCCTGCTGCTCCGGCAACAGCGGGTAGGTGATCAGGGTTTTATCGGTGAGGTCATCGGCCCGGATATACGGTTTGTCTGCCAGCGGGTCTTCTTTTGACAGGGCCAGTACCAGCTCGAAGGTGCCGATATCCTGGTAAATAAATTCCTGGTGGCTGGATTTCTTATCGGTTAATAAAATATTGAAATCCGGCGCCTGCTGATCCAGGGTAAAAACGCTTTTGGCGATAAGATCCACTTCCAGCATCGGTTGTTCCCCGCTGAATTTTTTGATGGCGGGTAATAACCACTGAAAGCCGGAATGGCATAACATGGCGAAATTAAACGGCATGCGCTGCGCCTCACTGGGTCTTTTGGCAGCAAGCTGAACTTCTGCCTGCTCCACCTTAGGTAAAACTTCTTTGGCCAGCGCCAGCAATATTTTGCCCTGCGGGGTGAAGATCAGCGGGCTGCTTCTGCGGATAAACAGCTTGTGATTGAGCCTGTGCTCCAGCACCTTGATCTGATGGGAAAGGGCGGATTGTGTGGTAAAAAGCAGCTCGGCGGCCTTGTTCAGGCAATGGGTCTGCTCTAATTTCACCAGGGTTTTTAGATGTTTAAGTTCCAGCATAGCCGTTCCCTTAGTTACTTCTTGATGAAGCTAGTTTTGCAGGGAGTATGCCATGTATGTAAGTCATTGAAACTTAACGTTTATACTCTTTTGGTGAGCTGAGGAGGGAGTGTTTTACTGTTAAAATGACATTCAGTAGGCAAAAGGCAATAACTTCTGCTGATGGTCAGCATAGGTTATTGCCCGGATTCGGATAAGGATGTTAAGCGCCGTTAGGCTTTTTTACGAAACGTCACTAAAGCCGCGGTAGCCAGTAACATCAGCAACAGGGCGCCCGGCTCAGGCACTTCGCTACCGCCAGATACTGTGATGCTGGTGGTTGCATCGCTGTAGCCGACAGGCTGGAAGAAGGAGTTGTAAAAACCTTCATTAAAATCGCCGAAGGTGCTGCTGGTGAATAAGTCGGTGGTGCCCGAACCTATGGCGGTAAAGTTCAGGGTGGCCAACAAGATATTCGCGCCGCTGAGTGCGTCCTGGCCGAACGGTACTAAGCCGCCCAGGCCGTCGCCGTCATTGTTAACTGGCATAAAAGCGGGGCCAACCAGCAGGCTGTCCAGGGATAAGATGTTGCTGTCAAAATTCAGGTCTAAACCCCAGGCAGAAATCACTTCGCTGCTGATATCGGTATCCGTTGAAGCCAGCAGTTCGACGCTGAAGGCATCACCCTGGGCCAAATCGTTGTTGTCCAAGTCAAAAGACAGCATCAGAGAGGCGTTGGCTGAAAATGTGCTTAGGCCGAAGGTCAGCATCATTAACACGGCGGCAAAGAATTTGTTGGGGGCGTTAAACTTGTTCATGATTTTCTCTAATTAATATTAATGGTTAACGGCGCCGGGCATAACATCCGGCGCCGCGGGTAAAGTTAAGGGTTGGCGTAAATCTGCTGCCACAGGCGCATATCGGCAAAAGTGATCTGGCCGTCTGCGTCCAGGTCGGCTGCGTCGTTAAAGTTGCCGCTACCCTGGCTGGCGCCCAACATGCCGTAGATCAGCATATAGTCGGTGAAGTCCAGGGTGCCGTCGCCGTTAACGTCGCCGTTTTGCGCCGCTTTTTCCAGGTTGAAGCTGATAACAACCGGATCATGATCCGCCATACGGTAAGCGTCTTCGGCGTAGAAATCCGCTAATTGCTGGTCAGATTTATTTTCCGTGTTGTAATCCAGTACCAGGGGCTCATCGGCATTGATGTGCCAGTCTGTGGTATCCACGGTTTTTGCCAGCAAAGAGTCGTTTGCCAGGGCGTGGTCCAGGTAACCGGCTTCACCGCTGTAGGTATAGGAGTAGGCATAAGTACCGTTAAAGTGCTTGATCAGGTTGGTATAACCCTGGTCGGTAAACTTCACGATAGGATCTTCCATGGCATAGGCATTTAAGTCACCCATGATCAGGACGTCTTGTTGCGTGCTCAGTTCGCTGTCGGTGGCAATCCAGTCGATCAGGGCCTGGGCCTGCAGCTGTCGCTTGTTGTTGTAACAGCTTTGGCCGTCCCCCTGATCCCGGTCGAGATCGGAAGCTCCGCTACAAAGCTTGGCTTTGAAGTGGTTGGCAATAACAGTGATTTGCTCGCCGTTTTCATTCAGGCTGAAGGTTTGCGCCAGTGGCGGACGGTTAAAGATGCTGTCGTTGTTTACCTTGGCTGCGGCTGCGGTAGCAACCGTACCCGGCTTGTACAACAGGGCGACGGCAATTTCATCCGTACCTAACGGACCGCCGGTATTGACAAAGGCGTAGCTGTTGTCGCCGGCAACGGCATTTAAGCGGCTGACCAGGTCAACCAAAGTACTGTTGGCATCAACACCATCGTTCTCGATTTCCATCAGGCCGATAATATCGGCGTCCATGGCAATGATCGCGGCAACGGTTTTGGCAACCTGGCGTTCGTATTCCGCCAGGTTATCGGCGCCGCGAGAGGTCGGGAAGCCGCCGCCCTGGCCGTCACCGTTAAACAGATTGAGCAGGTTGATGCTGGCAACCGTCAGGTTACCGCGCGTTAACTCGGGAGCCGAAGTTCTGGTATTTACTGCGGCAAAGTCAGGCGTCTGGGTCGGAACGATGCGGTACTTGCCGTAGCTGTAATCCATCACACCGGTTAAGGCGGTAACCTGATCGCCTAAGCGCAGGGTGTTGGTAGCGGACAGGTTGCCGCTTGGGTAGATAACGGTTTCCGGGTTAGTACCGTTTTGTCCGTCATCCAGGGTCACCTGGTTTAAGTCGTTGCTTGCAGCCAGGGCGACGGCTTCGCCGGTACCCGGACGATAGATGTTGGTCGGGTTAAACAGGCGGCCGTTAGACAGGGTCACTTCACCGTATTTGCCCAGATCATAGTTGTTGGAGACGGTTAGCGGGCTGTCGATAGTCACCAGCATGCCTTCCAGCGCTTCCGGCGCCTGGGCCGAAGCAAACGGCAGGCTTAAAGTGGTGGCGCTGACGCTGCCGGTGCCGCACTCAAGCAGATCTTCGCCGGCGTTTATCTGGGTTTTGCCGTAGCTTTCGGCAACTTCACCGAATACGCGCACTACAGTGCCAACCGTCGGGGTGATGGTGTTGGCGTTGTTGGCAATGAAAATACCTTCCGAGGTTGCCGGGTCGCCGTCTTCATCGCTTGCTTCTTCCTGGATGAAGAAGCCGTTCAGGTTGGCAAACACGGCAGTCACTACACCTTCAACTACATGTTTTTGCCCCTGGGTGCTGGTGATGTCGTC
This genomic window from Thalassomonas viridans contains:
- a CDS encoding LysR substrate-binding domain-containing protein, with protein sequence MLELKHLKTLVKLEQTHCLNKAAELLFTTQSALSHQIKVLEHRLNHKLFIRRSSPLIFTPQGKILLALAKEVLPKVEQAEVQLAAKRPSEAQRMPFNFAMLCHSGFQWLLPAIKKFSGEQPMLEVDLIAKSVFTLDQQAPDFNILLTDKKSSHQEFIYQDIGTFELVLALSKEDPLADKPYIRADDLTDKTLITYPLLPEQQDIFNLFLQPASCQPARLRQVENSDVILQMVEAGLGVSAIPDWLAAPQISQGKLKSKSIGEHGISRKLYAAYRPDQARWAEHFVPIARRQFNEFSSAAKLH
- a CDS encoding cohesin domain-containing protein, whose protein sequence is MNKFNAPNKFFAAVLMMLTFGLSTFSANASLMLSFDLDNNDLAQGDAFSVELLASTDTDISSEVISAWGLDLNFDSNILSLDSLLVGPAFMPVNNDGDGLGGLVPFGQDALSGANILLATLNFTAIGSGTTDLFTSSTFGDFNEGFYNSFFQPVGYSDATTSITVSGGSEVPEPGALLLMLLATAALVTFRKKA